A single region of the Streptomyces sp. NBC_01262 genome encodes:
- a CDS encoding YggT family protein encodes MGIALDVIQFVLLSFLVVLIFRLVMDYVFQFARSWQPGKPMVVLLEATYTVTDPPLKLLRRFIPPLRLGGVALDLSFFVLMIIVYILISVVGSL; translated from the coding sequence ATGGGCATCGCACTTGATGTGATCCAGTTCGTGCTGCTGTCCTTCCTGGTCGTGCTGATCTTCCGGCTGGTGATGGACTACGTCTTCCAGTTCGCCCGTTCGTGGCAGCCTGGCAAGCCGATGGTGGTGCTGCTCGAGGCCACCTACACTGTCACCGATCCGCCACTCAAGCTTCTGCGGCGTTTCATTCCGCCGCTGCGTCTCGGGGGCGTGGCGCTCGACCTGTCCTTCTTCGTATTGATGATCATCGTGTACATCCTGATCTCCGTCGTAGGGAGTCTGTGA
- the lspA gene encoding signal peptidase II, translated as MANAEHTISTQDEATEPARQGSRSRRIAVLLGVAALAYALDLLSKIWVVTRLEGHEPIDVIGSYLRLEAVRNAGAAFGFGQGMTIVFTLIALTVIGVIARISRKLYSLPWAIALGLLLGGAFGNLTDRVFRAPGFLEGHVVDFIAPTHFAVFNLADSAIVCGGILIVLLSFKGLDPDGTVHKG; from the coding sequence ATGGCGAACGCGGAGCACACCATAAGCACTCAGGACGAGGCGACCGAGCCCGCCCGCCAGGGTTCCCGTTCGCGGCGGATCGCCGTGCTGCTGGGCGTGGCGGCGCTCGCGTACGCCCTGGACCTGCTCAGCAAGATCTGGGTGGTGACCCGCCTCGAAGGGCACGAGCCGATCGATGTGATCGGGTCGTACCTGCGCCTGGAAGCGGTGCGCAACGCGGGCGCGGCCTTCGGGTTCGGCCAGGGCATGACGATCGTGTTCACGCTCATCGCGCTGACCGTGATCGGCGTGATCGCGCGGATCTCCCGCAAGCTCTACAGCCTGCCCTGGGCGATCGCGCTGGGCCTGCTGCTGGGCGGGGCCTTCGGCAACCTCACGGACCGCGTGTTCCGGGCGCCGGGCTTCCTGGAGGGGCATGTGGTGGACTTCATCGCGCCCACCCACTTCGCCGTCTTCAACCTGGCAGACTCGGCGATCGTCTGCGGCGGCATCCTGATCGTGCTGCTGTCCTTCAAGGGCCTGGACCCGGACGGGACCGTCCACAAGGGCTGA
- a CDS encoding RluA family pseudouridine synthase produces MSTLPQSSPEIRTLPVPDGLEGERVDAAIARMFGFSRTKAAELAATGKVTIDGSAAGKSDRVSGGAWLEVEMPAPPRPVEIVAEPVPGMKIVYEDDHVVVIDKPVGVAAHPSPGWTGTTVIGGLAAAGYRISTSGAAERQGIVHRLDVGTSGLMVVAKSEIAYTLLKQQFRERTVDKRYHALVQGHPDPMSGTIDAPIGRHPNHDYKWAVTAEGKPSITHYDLVEAFRSASLLDIKLETGRTHQIRVHMSAHRHPCVGDITYGADPTLAKRLGLTRQWLHAVRLGFEHPGGGRWVEFASEYPDDLQHALDTVRADSA; encoded by the coding sequence GTGAGCACCCTTCCCCAGAGCAGCCCCGAGATCCGCACCCTGCCCGTACCCGATGGCCTCGAAGGCGAGCGGGTGGACGCCGCCATCGCGCGCATGTTCGGATTCTCGCGGACCAAGGCGGCCGAGCTGGCCGCCACCGGGAAGGTCACCATCGACGGCAGCGCCGCCGGCAAGTCCGACCGCGTCAGCGGCGGCGCCTGGCTGGAGGTCGAGATGCCGGCCCCGCCGCGGCCGGTCGAGATCGTCGCCGAACCCGTCCCCGGCATGAAGATCGTGTACGAGGACGACCATGTCGTCGTCATCGACAAGCCGGTCGGCGTCGCCGCCCACCCCAGCCCCGGCTGGACCGGCACCACGGTCATCGGCGGCCTGGCCGCCGCCGGCTACCGCATCTCCACCTCCGGCGCCGCCGAGCGCCAGGGCATCGTGCACCGGCTGGACGTCGGCACCTCCGGGCTGATGGTCGTGGCCAAGTCGGAGATCGCGTACACCCTGCTCAAGCAGCAGTTCCGCGAGCGGACCGTCGACAAGCGCTACCACGCGCTCGTCCAGGGCCACCCGGACCCGATGAGCGGCACCATCGACGCGCCGATCGGGCGGCACCCCAACCACGACTACAAGTGGGCCGTCACCGCCGAGGGCAAGCCCAGCATCACCCACTACGACCTGGTCGAGGCCTTCCGTTCCGCTTCCCTGCTCGACATCAAGCTGGAGACGGGACGCACCCACCAGATCCGCGTCCACATGTCCGCCCACCGCCACCCCTGCGTCGGCGACATCACCTACGGCGCCGACCCGACGCTCGCCAAACGGCTCGGGCTCACCCGGCAGTGGCTGCACGCCGTCCGGCTCGGCTTCGAGCACCCCGGGGGCGGCCGCTGGGTCGAGTTCGCGAGCGAGTACCCGGACGACCTGCAGCACGCCCTCGACACGGTGCGGGCGGACAGTGCCTGA
- a CDS encoding Na+/H+ antiporter, translated as MDQLALFFALMLAAIVMVPLGDRLGLPAPVLMTLLGIAMALLPFVPNVEINPELILPLVLPPLLYASVQRTSWRQFAANKRPIFLLAVALVFITTAGVAAVAHSVVPGITLAAAVALGALVAPPDPVAATAVAGKLGLPRRMVSILEGEGLFNDVTAIVLYNVAIAAAVTGSFSWPHAIGELVLSAVVAVAVGLALGWGAGKLMGMVDDPTLQIGLTLLVPFASYAIADEASGSGVLAVLTTALFLSEYASDADDVSGRLAGSTFWEIVDTLVTGLAFGLIGLELHNVFEVGSGRWGTMAAHAGAVVAVVIGVRLLWLLPASYVTKRLHRKRDLDEDIPMTWRETVVMWWAGMRGVASIALALAIPLHTDAGGSFPARGEVLFIAFVVVLTTLVLQGLTLPLLVKRLGVSGDIEAEHDLERMLALRAMLAAKHRLREIGDAEHLPEEVEELLQRRAVDVGVRICPDILDDERRESHKKRIGRTRTMQRIQNEMLSAARHEVLAARSEPGYDPEVVDRVLRQLDLRSLRSAPRQT; from the coding sequence GTGGATCAACTAGCGCTCTTCTTCGCCCTGATGCTGGCGGCGATCGTGATGGTGCCCCTGGGGGACCGGCTGGGACTGCCCGCGCCGGTGCTGATGACCCTGCTGGGGATCGCGATGGCGCTGCTGCCGTTCGTCCCGAACGTCGAGATCAACCCCGAGCTCATCCTTCCGCTGGTGCTGCCGCCGCTCCTCTACGCCTCCGTACAGCGCACGTCCTGGCGGCAGTTCGCCGCCAACAAACGGCCGATCTTCCTGCTCGCCGTGGCCCTGGTCTTCATCACGACGGCCGGCGTCGCGGCCGTGGCCCACTCCGTCGTACCCGGCATCACGCTCGCCGCGGCCGTCGCACTCGGCGCTCTGGTCGCGCCGCCCGACCCGGTCGCGGCCACGGCGGTCGCGGGCAAACTCGGGCTGCCGCGCCGGATGGTGTCGATCCTGGAGGGCGAGGGGCTGTTCAACGACGTCACGGCGATCGTGCTCTACAACGTGGCGATCGCCGCCGCCGTCACCGGCAGCTTCTCCTGGCCGCACGCCATCGGCGAGCTGGTGCTCTCCGCGGTCGTCGCCGTGGCCGTCGGGCTCGCACTGGGCTGGGGCGCCGGCAAGCTCATGGGGATGGTCGACGACCCGACCCTCCAGATCGGGCTCACCCTCCTCGTCCCCTTCGCCTCCTACGCCATCGCCGACGAGGCCAGCGGTTCCGGGGTGCTCGCCGTCCTCACCACGGCCCTCTTCCTGAGCGAGTACGCCTCCGACGCCGACGACGTCTCCGGGCGGCTCGCGGGCAGCACCTTCTGGGAGATCGTCGACACCCTCGTCACCGGCCTCGCCTTCGGCCTCATCGGGCTTGAGCTCCACAACGTCTTCGAGGTCGGCTCCGGCCGCTGGGGCACCATGGCCGCTCACGCGGGCGCGGTGGTCGCGGTGGTCATCGGCGTACGGCTGCTGTGGCTGCTGCCGGCCTCGTACGTCACCAAACGGCTGCACCGCAAACGGGACCTCGACGAGGACATCCCCATGACCTGGCGCGAGACCGTCGTGATGTGGTGGGCCGGCATGCGCGGGGTGGCCTCCATCGCCCTCGCCCTGGCCATCCCCCTGCACACCGACGCCGGCGGCTCCTTCCCCGCGCGCGGCGAAGTCCTGTTCATCGCCTTCGTGGTCGTCCTGACCACCCTCGTCCTGCAGGGGCTCACCCTGCCCCTCCTCGTCAAGCGGCTCGGCGTCAGCGGCGACATCGAGGCCGAGCACGACCTGGAGCGCATGCTCGCCCTGCGCGCCATGCTGGCGGCCAAACACCGGCTCCGCGAGATCGGCGACGCCGAGCACCTCCCGGAGGAGGTCGAGGAACTGCTCCAACGGCGCGCCGTCGACGTCGGGGTGAGGATCTGCCCCGACATCCTCGACGACGAGCGCCGGGAATCCCACAAAAAGCGCATCGGGCGCACCAGGACCATGCAGCGGATCCAGAACGAGATGCTCTCCGCCGCACGCCACGAAGTGCTCGCCGCCCGCAGCGAACCGGGCTACGACCCCGAGGTCGTCGACCGCGTCCTGCGCCAGCTCGACCTGCGCAGCCTCAGGTCGGCCCCCCGGCAGACGTAG
- a CDS encoding DivIVA domain-containing protein: MPLTPEDVRNKQFTTVRLREGYDEDEVDAFLDEVEAELTRLLRENEDLRAKLAAATRAAAQNQQQGMRKPEQQDGRGGPGAPVPAAISGPQPVPPQQMGPPQQGPGSGLALPAGPSAMGQGGPMQQGNPMQQGNPMQQQMQQGPGTMGQGAPMGQMGQMQQMGQMQQGPGPMGQHPMQQQGMGQHPMQQQGPGGDSAARVLSLAQQTADQAIAEARSEANKIVGEARSRAEGLERDARAKADALERDAQEKHRVAMGSLESARATLERKVEDLRGFEREYRTRLKSYLESQLRQLENQADDSLAPPRTPAAASLSSSGMGGGTMGGMASAGAMSGGTMGGGQSYGGQGMGGGGMGPNPTYGGQQQMSPAMTQPMAPVRPQGPAPLQQAPTPMRGFLIDEDDN; the protein is encoded by the coding sequence ATGCCGCTGACCCCTGAGGACGTTCGTAACAAGCAGTTCACGACCGTCCGCCTCCGAGAAGGCTATGACGAGGACGAGGTCGACGCCTTCCTCGACGAGGTGGAGGCGGAGCTGACCAGGCTCCTCCGAGAGAACGAAGACCTGCGCGCCAAACTGGCCGCGGCCACCCGAGCCGCCGCCCAGAACCAGCAGCAGGGCATGCGCAAGCCCGAGCAGCAGGACGGCCGTGGCGGCCCCGGTGCCCCCGTGCCCGCCGCCATATCTGGCCCGCAGCCGGTGCCGCCGCAGCAGATGGGCCCGCCGCAGCAGGGTCCCGGCAGCGGTCTCGCACTGCCTGCCGGTCCCAGCGCGATGGGCCAGGGCGGTCCGATGCAGCAGGGCAACCCGATGCAGCAGGGCAACCCCATGCAGCAGCAGATGCAGCAGGGTCCCGGCACCATGGGGCAGGGCGCTCCCATGGGCCAGATGGGCCAGATGCAGCAGATGGGGCAGATGCAGCAGGGTCCCGGCCCGATGGGCCAGCACCCCATGCAGCAGCAGGGCATGGGCCAGCACCCCATGCAGCAGCAGGGCCCCGGCGGCGACAGTGCCGCCCGTGTCCTCTCCCTTGCCCAGCAGACCGCTGACCAGGCGATCGCGGAGGCCCGTTCCGAGGCCAACAAGATCGTCGGCGAGGCACGCAGCCGCGCCGAGGGTCTTGAGCGCGATGCCCGTGCCAAGGCCGACGCCCTTGAGCGGGACGCCCAGGAGAAGCACCGCGTGGCGATGGGCTCCCTGGAGTCCGCCCGCGCCACGCTTGAGCGCAAGGTCGAGGACCTGCGTGGCTTCGAGCGCGAGTACCGGACGCGACTGAAGTCCTACCTGGAGAGCCAGCTCCGTCAGCTGGAGAACCAGGCGGACGACTCCCTCGCCCCGCCTCGTACTCCTGCCGCGGCCTCCCTCTCGTCCTCCGGCATGGGCGGCGGCACCATGGGTGGCATGGCCTCCGCCGGCGCCATGAGCGGCGGCACGATGGGCGGCGGCCAGTCCTACGGCGGCCAGGGCATGGGCGGCGGCGGTATGGGCCCCAACCCGACTTACGGCGGCCAGCAGCAGATGTCGCCCGCGATGACCCAGCCGATGGCTCCGGTCCGGCCGCAGGGGCCCGCGCCGCTGCAGCAGGCGCCGACGCCGATGCGGGGTTTTTTGATCGATGAGGACGACAACTAG
- the ileS gene encoding isoleucine--tRNA ligase produces MSQYRQVPAQVDLPALEHEVLAFWQENKVFARSVAQTEGKPEWIFYEGPPTANGMPGAHHIEARVFKDVFPRFKTMQGNHVTRKAGWDCHGLPVELAVEKELGFSGKQDIEKYGIAEFNAKCRESVTRHTDAFAELTTRMGYWVDLDDAYRTMDPEYVQSVWWSLKQIFDKGLLVQDHRVAPWCPRCGTGLSDHELAQGYETVVDPSVFVRFPLTSGPLAGEAALLVWTTTPWTLVSNTAVAAHPDVTYVLATDGQEKLVVAEPLLGKALGEGWTATGVSFTGREMERWTYERPFDLVEIPDAHYVVNAEYVTTEDGTGLVHQSPAFGEEDLKVCRAYGLPVVNPVRPDGTFEEDVPLVGGEFFKKADEKLVADLQARGLLFRHVPYEHSYPHCWRCHTALLYYAQPSWYVRTTAVKDALLRENERTNWYPESVKHGRFGDWLNNNIDWALSRNRYWGTPLPIWRCEENHLTAVGSLAELSELTGTDQSGLDPHRPYIDAVTFDCPQCEGTSTRVPEVIDAWYDSGAMPFAQWGYPYRNKELFERTYPAQFISEAIDQTRGWFYTLMAVGTLVFDRNAYENVVCLGHILAEDGRKMSKHLGNILQPIPLMDQHGADAVRWFMAAGGSPWAARRVGHGTIQEVVRKTLLTYWNTVAFQALYARTSGWAPSASDPAPADRPLLDRWLLGELNALVRDVTDSLESYDTQRAGKLLSSFVDDLSNWYVRRSRRRFWQGDAAALRTLHDVVETVTRLMAPLTPFITERVWQDLVTPVVPGAPDSVHLASWPTADAAFIDPTLSEQMALVRRLVELGRATRAESGVKTRQPLSRALVAASGFDALGEELRAQIAEELNVAGLASLSEVGGSLVDTTAKANFRALGKRFGKGVQAVAKAVAEADAAALSAALRDGTASVEVDGEPVALSPDEVIITETPREGWSVASDSGATVALDLEITPALRRAGLARDAIRLIQEARKNSGLDVADRIALRWLSSDAELSSALAEHTSLVSDEVLATDFAEGEADDSYGAAFADEGLGLTFRLRKR; encoded by the coding sequence ATGTCGCAGTACCGCCAGGTCCCCGCCCAGGTCGACCTGCCCGCGCTTGAGCACGAGGTGCTCGCGTTCTGGCAGGAGAACAAGGTCTTCGCCCGCTCGGTCGCGCAGACCGAGGGCAAGCCCGAGTGGATCTTCTACGAGGGCCCGCCGACCGCCAACGGCATGCCCGGCGCCCATCACATCGAGGCCCGCGTCTTCAAGGACGTGTTCCCGCGCTTCAAGACCATGCAGGGCAACCATGTGACCCGTAAGGCCGGCTGGGACTGCCACGGCCTGCCGGTCGAGCTCGCGGTGGAGAAGGAGCTGGGCTTCTCCGGCAAGCAGGACATCGAGAAGTACGGCATCGCCGAGTTCAACGCCAAGTGCCGCGAGTCGGTGACCCGGCACACCGATGCCTTCGCCGAGCTGACCACCCGCATGGGCTACTGGGTGGACCTGGACGACGCCTACCGGACGATGGACCCGGAGTACGTCCAGTCCGTCTGGTGGTCGCTCAAGCAGATCTTCGACAAGGGCCTACTGGTCCAGGACCACCGCGTCGCCCCCTGGTGCCCGCGCTGCGGCACCGGCCTGTCCGACCACGAGCTGGCCCAGGGCTACGAGACGGTCGTCGACCCGTCCGTCTTCGTACGCTTCCCGCTCACCTCCGGCCCGCTCGCGGGCGAGGCGGCGCTGCTGGTCTGGACGACGACCCCCTGGACCCTGGTCTCCAACACCGCCGTCGCCGCGCACCCGGATGTCACCTATGTCCTCGCCACCGACGGCCAGGAGAAGCTGGTCGTCGCCGAGCCGCTGCTCGGCAAGGCGCTCGGCGAGGGCTGGACGGCCACCGGCGTCTCCTTCACCGGCCGCGAGATGGAGCGCTGGACCTACGAGCGCCCCTTCGACCTCGTCGAGATCCCGGACGCCCACTACGTGGTCAACGCCGAGTACGTCACGACCGAGGACGGCACCGGCCTCGTCCACCAGTCCCCTGCCTTCGGCGAGGAGGACCTCAAGGTCTGCCGCGCCTACGGCCTCCCGGTCGTCAACCCGGTCCGCCCCGACGGCACCTTCGAGGAGGACGTGCCGCTGGTCGGCGGTGAGTTCTTCAAGAAGGCCGACGAGAAGCTGGTCGCCGACCTCCAGGCCCGCGGCCTGCTCTTCCGGCACGTCCCGTACGAGCACAGCTACCCGCACTGCTGGCGCTGCCACACCGCGCTGCTCTACTACGCGCAGCCCTCCTGGTACGTCCGTACGACCGCCGTCAAGGACGCCCTGCTGCGCGAGAACGAGCGCACCAACTGGTATCCGGAGTCCGTCAAGCACGGCCGCTTCGGCGACTGGCTGAACAACAACATCGACTGGGCCCTGTCCCGCAACCGCTACTGGGGCACCCCGCTGCCCATCTGGCGCTGCGAGGAGAACCACCTGACCGCCGTCGGCTCCCTGGCCGAGCTCTCCGAGCTCACCGGCACCGACCAGTCCGGCCTGGACCCGCACCGCCCGTACATCGACGCGGTCACCTTCGACTGCCCCCAGTGCGAGGGCACCTCGACCCGCGTCCCCGAGGTCATCGACGCCTGGTACGACTCCGGTGCGATGCCCTTCGCGCAGTGGGGCTACCCGTACCGCAACAAGGAGCTGTTCGAGCGCACGTACCCCGCGCAGTTCATCTCCGAGGCCATCGACCAGACGCGTGGCTGGTTCTACACCCTCATGGCCGTCGGCACGCTGGTCTTCGACCGCAACGCCTACGAGAACGTCGTCTGCCTCGGCCACATCCTCGCCGAGGACGGCCGGAAGATGTCAAAGCACCTCGGCAACATCCTGCAGCCCATCCCGCTGATGGACCAGCACGGAGCCGACGCGGTGCGGTGGTTCATGGCCGCCGGCGGCTCCCCGTGGGCCGCGCGGCGCGTCGGCCACGGCACGATCCAGGAGGTCGTCCGCAAGACCCTCCTGACGTACTGGAACACCGTCGCCTTCCAGGCCCTGTACGCCCGCACCTCCGGCTGGGCGCCGTCCGCCTCCGACCCGGCGCCCGCCGACCGCCCGCTGCTCGACCGCTGGCTGCTGGGCGAACTGAACGCCCTCGTACGGGATGTGACGGACTCCCTGGAGTCCTACGACACCCAGCGCGCCGGCAAGCTGCTCTCCTCCTTCGTCGACGACCTCTCCAACTGGTACGTGCGCAGGTCCCGCCGCCGCTTCTGGCAGGGCGACGCGGCCGCGCTGCGCACGCTGCACGATGTCGTCGAGACCGTCACCCGGCTGATGGCCCCTCTGACGCCGTTCATCACCGAGCGCGTCTGGCAGGACCTGGTCACGCCCGTCGTCCCCGGCGCGCCCGACTCCGTCCACCTCGCGTCCTGGCCGACGGCGGACGCGGCGTTCATCGACCCGACGCTGTCCGAGCAGATGGCCCTGGTCCGGCGGCTGGTCGAGCTGGGCCGCGCCACGCGCGCCGAGTCCGGCGTCAAGACCCGCCAGCCGCTCTCGCGTGCGCTCGTCGCCGCCTCCGGCTTCGACGCCCTGGGTGAGGAACTGCGCGCCCAGATCGCCGAGGAGCTGAACGTCGCCGGGCTCGCCTCCCTCAGCGAGGTCGGCGGCTCCCTCGTCGACACCACCGCCAAGGCCAACTTCCGCGCCCTCGGCAAGCGCTTCGGCAAGGGCGTCCAGGCCGTCGCCAAGGCCGTCGCCGAGGCGGACGCCGCCGCCCTGTCCGCGGCGCTGCGCGACGGCACGGCCTCCGTCGAGGTGGACGGCGAGCCGGTCGCCCTCTCCCCCGACGAGGTCATCATCACCGAGACCCCCCGCGAGGGCTGGTCCGTCGCCTCCGACTCCGGCGCCACGGTCGCCCTCGACCTGGAGATCACCCCGGCCCTGCGCCGGGCCGGTCTCGCACGCGATGCCATCCGTCTCATCCAGGAGGCCCGCAAGAACTCCGGCCTCGACGTCGCCGACCGCATCGCCCTGCGCTGGCTCTCGTCCGACGCCGAGCTCTCCTCGGCCCTGGCCGAGCACACCTCGCTGGTCTCCGACGAAGTCCTCGCCACGGACTTCGCGGAAGGCGAGGCGGACGATTCATACGGGGCCGCGTTCGCGGACGAGGGCCTCGGCCTCACGTTCCGCCTGCGCAAGCGCTAG
- a CDS encoding TraR/DksA family transcriptional regulator, with protein MKTTAAPGGAVKKAAAAKKTASARKATPAKRAASAKKTAPAVSKATTASKATTAKKAVAKKAKTTASKTTTAKKTTAKTTNAKTTAKKTGAHKVVAKKTAARTAAPEATAVPTPRAAVPGELPVRPGEDPWTAAEVVEAREELTVEGARLKSEIAASEAAVAGLLRDSGDGAGDDQADTGTKNITREHEMALAANAREMLAQTAHAMERLDAGTYGACESCGNPIGKARMQAFPRATLCMECKQKQERR; from the coding sequence GTGAAAACAACGGCTGCGCCGGGCGGTGCGGTCAAGAAGGCTGCCGCCGCGAAGAAGACGGCTTCCGCCAGAAAGGCAACCCCGGCCAAGAGGGCCGCGTCCGCGAAGAAGACGGCGCCCGCCGTGAGCAAGGCGACGACCGCCTCCAAGGCGACGACCGCCAAGAAGGCGGTCGCGAAGAAGGCGAAGACGACCGCCTCCAAGACGACGACCGCCAAGAAGACGACCGCGAAGACGACGAACGCGAAGACGACCGCGAAGAAGACGGGAGCCCACAAGGTGGTTGCTAAGAAGACCGCGGCGCGGACGGCCGCGCCCGAGGCGACAGCCGTGCCCACGCCCCGCGCCGCGGTGCCGGGGGAACTGCCCGTACGGCCGGGGGAGGACCCCTGGACGGCGGCGGAGGTGGTGGAGGCCCGTGAGGAGCTCACGGTCGAGGGGGCCCGCCTGAAGTCGGAGATCGCGGCCTCGGAGGCGGCGGTCGCGGGCCTGCTGCGCGACTCGGGCGACGGGGCGGGCGACGACCAGGCGGACACCGGTACGAAGAACATCACGCGCGAGCACGAGATGGCGCTGGCCGCCAACGCCCGCGAGATGCTCGCCCAGACCGCGCACGCCATGGAGCGGCTGGACGCCGGTACGTACGGGGCGTGCGAATCATGTGGCAATCCGATCGGAAAGGCCCGGATGCAGGCCTTTCCGCGGGCAACCCTGTGCATGGAGTGCAAGCAGAAGCAGGAACGCCGCTGA
- a CDS encoding GNAT family N-acetyltransferase, whose amino-acid sequence MPDAYDIRVATAPGDLKACFAVRHQVFVVEQKVPAELEYDEHDEPDAKAVHVLAVGPDGPLGAGRLIPGDAGAGGTGILGRLAVARAARGFGIGVALVRAIEDEARRLGLSAVELHAQTHALGFYERLGYVAYGPEYEEAGIAHRSMSCAL is encoded by the coding sequence GTGCCTGACGCGTACGACATCCGGGTCGCGACGGCCCCGGGGGACCTGAAGGCGTGCTTCGCCGTACGGCACCAGGTCTTCGTCGTCGAGCAGAAGGTCCCGGCCGAGCTGGAGTACGACGAGCACGACGAACCCGACGCGAAGGCCGTACACGTCCTGGCCGTCGGCCCGGACGGGCCGCTCGGGGCCGGACGGCTGATTCCGGGCGATGCGGGGGCCGGGGGGACCGGCATCCTCGGCCGCCTTGCCGTGGCGCGTGCCGCGCGTGGCTTCGGTATCGGCGTGGCGCTGGTGCGCGCGATCGAGGACGAGGCGCGGCGGCTCGGGCTGTCGGCCGTCGAGCTGCATGCGCAGACGCATGCGCTGGGCTTCTACGAACGGCTCGGGTACGTGGCGTACGGCCCCGAGTACGAGGAAGCGGGCATCGCGCACCGGTCGATGAGCTGCGCGTTGTAG